One Tolypothrix bouteillei VB521301 DNA window includes the following coding sequences:
- the scyB gene encoding tryptophan dehydrogenase ScyB translates to MNLFETVTEMGHEQVLFCNGKDPEIKAIIAIHDTSLGPAMGATRLLPYPNEEAALKDALRLSRGMTYKAACAGIPVGGGKAVIIAHPENKTEDLFRAYGRFVERLNGRFITGQDVNLTPNDVRAISKETKYVVGVEERSGGPAPVTAWGVFLGLKAAVEFRLQTQDLKGLKVAVQGLGNVGSNLCRYLHEHGAQLFVTDISQEKTEEIKRLYGATIVEPNAIYSLDVDVLSPCALGGILNSETIPQIKASVIAGAANNQLGVEQIHGPMLSAKEILYAPDYVINAGGLINVYNEMIGYDEDRAFQQVRNIYDTLLEIFDRAQKQDITTNDASKQLADDRINRARHIKAMAVV, encoded by the coding sequence GTGAACTTATTTGAGACAGTGACAGAGATGGGGCACGAGCAAGTGCTCTTTTGTAATGGTAAAGACCCGGAAATTAAAGCAATTATTGCCATTCATGATACAAGTTTGGGACCTGCGATGGGTGCAACCAGACTGTTGCCGTATCCCAATGAAGAAGCTGCACTAAAAGATGCTTTACGTTTAAGCCGTGGTATGACTTACAAAGCAGCTTGTGCGGGTATTCCCGTTGGTGGCGGTAAAGCAGTTATTATTGCTCATCCTGAAAATAAGACAGAAGATTTATTTAGAGCTTACGGACGTTTTGTTGAGAGGCTTAACGGACGCTTTATCACCGGACAAGATGTGAATCTTACTCCTAATGATGTCAGAGCAATTAGCAAAGAAACCAAATACGTGGTAGGGGTAGAAGAAAGGTCTGGTGGACCTGCTCCGGTGACTGCGTGGGGAGTTTTTCTGGGGCTTAAAGCTGCAGTAGAGTTCCGTTTGCAAACTCAAGACTTAAAGGGATTGAAAGTTGCAGTGCAAGGTCTGGGAAATGTAGGTAGCAATCTTTGCCGTTACTTGCACGAGCATGGAGCCCAACTGTTTGTGACTGATATCAGTCAAGAAAAAACTGAGGAAATCAAACGTCTTTATGGTGCAACTATTGTTGAGCCCAATGCAATTTACTCTTTAGACGTAGATGTGTTATCTCCTTGTGCTTTGGGAGGAATCCTCAACAGTGAAACAATTCCTCAAATCAAAGCATCAGTTATTGCAGGTGCTGCTAACAACCAACTGGGAGTAGAGCAAATCCACGGTCCCATGCTATCAGCAAAAGAAATTCTTTACGCTCCGGATTACGTTATTAATGCAGGCGGGCTAATCAACGTCTATAACGAAATGATTGGTTATGACGAAGATAGAGCATTCCAACAAGTACGTAACATTTACGACACACTGTTAGAAATTTTTGATAGAGCGCAAAAGCAGGACATCACAACCAATGATGCTTCCAAGCAATTGGCAGATGACAGAATTAACCGTGCTAGACATATCAAGGCTATGGCTGTGGTGTAA
- a CDS encoding ScyD/ScyE family protein codes for MKFKSFALALFTFCAATASGTSAAQAVTFKTVASGFDNVNHATFSPDGYLYLSEGGVGGDGDGGRRCTPSPSTQYVPICAGDTGAITKVDVTTGQSERVLSNLPSLAQQPLQDQGAGPADLQFYNGKAYLVYGMAGDPRNRDSVLEVPTLAQLYEIDLNTGEKKSLADFAKYETEFNPDGTDLIVNPYSLAIKDGYAYVTDGGANVIYKVGLNGEGIVKVNAFPRQNVPVDELKFPSPEALGLGADQSIAFQPTEQSVPTGIKIGPDGSLYATEYTFFPYPEGRARVWKISDDLEQFTTVAEGFTQLTDLAFNERGELYVLQHYNTPEWEALAPGGDKSGSIIKVATDGTRETVYSGPELGAASVLDFGPDGKLYAVAGSRFAKQGTVLAFDLEEGEGGSKKVPEPAAVFGLVAVAGFAGRMLKRKRQEELLAKVEIL; via the coding sequence ATGAAATTCAAGTCATTTGCCCTTGCATTATTTACGTTTTGTGCTGCAACCGCTAGCGGAACAAGCGCTGCACAGGCTGTAACTTTTAAGACAGTGGCTTCCGGTTTTGATAACGTCAATCATGCGACCTTCAGTCCTGATGGCTATCTTTACCTATCAGAAGGTGGTGTGGGAGGCGATGGCGATGGTGGTAGAAGATGTACACCATCACCAAGTACCCAATACGTTCCTATTTGTGCTGGCGATACCGGTGCGATCACCAAAGTTGATGTAACGACCGGTCAATCAGAACGTGTTCTTAGTAACCTTCCGTCTCTAGCACAACAACCCTTACAAGATCAAGGAGCTGGTCCTGCAGATCTTCAGTTTTATAACGGCAAAGCTTATCTTGTATATGGTATGGCTGGCGATCCTAGAAATCGCGATAGCGTCTTAGAAGTTCCTACACTTGCACAGCTTTACGAAATAGACTTGAACACTGGTGAGAAGAAAAGCCTCGCCGATTTTGCGAAATATGAGACCGAATTCAATCCTGATGGCACAGATTTAATTGTTAATCCCTACAGCTTAGCAATCAAGGATGGTTATGCTTACGTTACAGACGGGGGTGCAAACGTTATATACAAAGTGGGATTGAATGGCGAAGGTATTGTAAAAGTTAATGCATTCCCCAGACAAAACGTACCTGTTGACGAGCTGAAATTCCCCAGCCCTGAAGCTTTGGGTCTAGGAGCGGATCAATCTATTGCTTTCCAACCAACAGAGCAATCAGTACCTACAGGAATTAAAATAGGTCCAGATGGGTCTCTCTATGCCACTGAATACACTTTCTTCCCTTATCCAGAGGGTAGGGCAAGAGTTTGGAAAATCAGTGATGATTTGGAGCAATTTACAACTGTTGCCGAAGGCTTCACACAGCTCACAGATTTAGCTTTCAACGAACGAGGCGAGCTATATGTGTTGCAGCACTACAATACTCCTGAATGGGAAGCTCTAGCACCAGGTGGAGATAAGAGCGGTTCTATCATTAAAGTAGCGACTGATGGAACTCGCGAAACGGTCTACAGCGGTCCGGAACTTGGTGCAGCTAGCGTTTTAGATTTTGGTCCTGACGGTAAATTATACGCAGTAGCTGGTAGCCGATTTGCAAAACAAGGAACAGTCCTTGCGTTTGACCTTGAAGAAGGTGAAGGTGGATCTAAGAAGGTACCAGAACCTGCGGCTGTATTTGGATTGGTAGCGGTTGCTGGATTTGCAGGTAGGATGTTAAAGCGCAAGCGCCAAGAAGAGTTACTTGCTAAGGTAGAAATTCTATAA
- the scyF gene encoding scytonemin biosynthesis PEP-CTERM protein ScyF (ScyF is a conserved protein in biosynthesis systems for the scytonemin, a Trp-derived cyanobacterial natural sunscreen, although it is not absolutely required.) — protein MGLVKNLSVALVSASVMVGTAAAQAKAVTLTYDKSLSSPGLAPGQLFVPQGLGVQDSTNQLFVSNGRGLNPDGSFNPNVGNRVDVFDQQGNYLRAIGSGRQGKGEGFDEPADVKFDPVTGNLHVGDVFNSEIDVYNPNTGEYIRSYGSFGGPVQGRLFFGPGGMSFDKKGNIWITDFSADVVKVYNANTGELVKTVGSNGSELGQYVGPAGISVSPNTGRIYVGDQYNGRVQVLDSDGNALFAFGSRGSELGQLREPIGVEVDEYENIYVADSQNSRIQVFDKDGNFLTAYGEPARNAAGEVVPPPDQSGPPFGNPLVLEPGVFNWTAGLHYDRGKLYVGDFFQGRVQVLNVDNKPGAKVPEPTSVLGLGLLGFGVVISKLRKNRKNSTVSVEG, from the coding sequence ATGGGATTAGTAAAGAATTTATCAGTTGCCTTAGTCAGTGCTAGCGTTATGGTAGGAACTGCAGCAGCTCAAGCTAAAGCTGTTACCTTAACATACGATAAGAGTCTTAGCAGTCCCGGTTTAGCCCCCGGACAACTTTTTGTTCCTCAAGGTCTGGGAGTCCAAGACTCCACCAATCAGTTATTTGTCAGTAACGGTCGAGGTCTCAATCCAGACGGTTCTTTCAATCCAAACGTCGGTAACCGCGTTGACGTATTTGACCAACAAGGTAACTATCTTAGAGCGATCGGTAGCGGTCGCCAAGGAAAAGGAGAAGGATTTGACGAACCAGCAGACGTAAAATTTGACCCGGTAACTGGTAACCTACATGTAGGTGATGTATTTAACAGTGAAATTGACGTGTACAATCCTAACACTGGTGAATATATCAGATCCTATGGCTCCTTTGGAGGACCCGTACAAGGTAGACTCTTCTTTGGACCTGGTGGTATGTCTTTTGATAAAAAAGGCAATATCTGGATAACTGATTTTAGTGCTGACGTAGTTAAGGTATATAATGCCAATACTGGCGAACTCGTTAAAACTGTTGGTAGCAATGGTAGCGAGTTGGGACAGTACGTCGGTCCCGCAGGCATAAGCGTTTCTCCAAATACCGGAAGAATTTACGTAGGCGATCAATATAACGGTCGCGTTCAAGTTTTAGATTCAGACGGTAACGCTCTGTTTGCTTTTGGTTCTCGCGGTTCCGAACTCGGACAATTAAGAGAGCCAATTGGTGTAGAAGTAGACGAGTACGAAAATATTTACGTAGCTGATTCTCAAAACAGCCGCATCCAGGTATTTGACAAGGATGGTAATTTCCTAACTGCATATGGCGAACCCGCTCGCAACGCAGCTGGTGAAGTTGTACCACCTCCCGATCAAAGCGGTCCTCCTTTTGGTAATCCCCTTGTTCTCGAACCTGGGGTCTTCAACTGGACTGCTGGTTTACACTACGATAGAGGCAAACTCTATGTTGGTGACTTTTTCCAAGGTCGCGTTCAAGTGTTAAACGTGGACAACAAACCCGGTGCAAAAGTACCCGAACCTACATCCGTATTGGGTTTAGGATTGCTGGGATTTGGCGTTGTCATATCCAAACTGCGGAAAAATCGCAAAAATTCAACCGTAAGTGTAGAGGGATAA
- the eboC gene encoding UbiA-like protein EboC (EboC, a homolog the polyprenyltransferase UbiA, belongs to system of proteins involved in the trafficking of precursor metabolites to an extracytoplasmic compartment so that the biosynthesis of certain natural products, such as scytonemin, can be completed.), with the protein MNTAILTKPRLQAYFQLMRPANIVTAWADILAGFAASGSIVLANQAAIGGSDNLSSLAWLLLSTTGLYGGGVIFNDVFDADIDAIERPERPIPSGRTSRTEAILVGSLFLCIGILAALQVSLLSVTLASSIAVLALLYDAWGKHNPVFGPFNMGLCRGCNLLLGVSAMSSMIGEWWLLSLIPIVYIAAITTLSRGEVHGGKVSTGIIALLLMSTVIVGLLGLGLLNNYHLLAALPFVVLLAIRVLLPFINATGKPSPENIRIAVRAGILSLIVLDATVAAGFASLPYGLIVLLLLPLSMTLSKIFAVT; encoded by the coding sequence ATGAACACAGCAATTCTGACAAAACCGCGATTGCAGGCATATTTTCAGTTAATGAGACCAGCCAACATTGTCACTGCATGGGCTGATATTTTAGCAGGTTTTGCAGCTTCAGGAAGTATTGTCCTTGCAAATCAAGCTGCCATTGGGGGGTCAGATAACTTATCATCACTAGCATGGCTGCTGTTATCAACTACGGGTTTATACGGTGGAGGTGTTATTTTTAATGATGTATTTGATGCCGATATAGACGCTATAGAACGACCTGAAAGACCTATTCCGAGTGGAAGAACATCTCGTACAGAGGCAATTCTCGTAGGAAGCCTGTTTTTATGCATAGGTATCCTAGCAGCTTTGCAAGTGAGTTTGCTAAGTGTAACTTTGGCTAGTAGTATCGCTGTATTGGCTCTTTTGTATGATGCTTGGGGAAAGCATAACCCTGTTTTTGGACCGTTTAATATGGGGTTGTGTCGCGGCTGTAACTTACTGCTAGGCGTGAGTGCAATGTCATCAATGATTGGAGAATGGTGGCTTCTTTCTTTAATTCCTATTGTTTACATCGCTGCGATTACTACCTTAAGCCGAGGTGAAGTACACGGAGGTAAAGTCAGTACTGGCATTATTGCGCTACTGCTGATGAGTACGGTTATTGTCGGGCTTTTAGGTTTGGGTTTATTGAATAATTATCACCTGCTTGCGGCACTACCATTTGTTGTACTGCTAGCGATCCGAGTCTTGCTACCTTTTATAAATGCTACTGGCAAACCCAGCCCAGAAAACATTCGTATAGCTGTACGAGCGGGTATTTTATCACTAATTGTATTAGATGCTACAGTAGCTGCTGGTTTTGCTAGCTTGCCATACGGGTTAATCGTCCTGTTGTTACTACCTCTTTCAATGACACTGTCAAAAATCTTTGCCGTTACTTAA
- the scyC gene encoding scytonemin biosynthesis cyclase/decarboxylase ScyC (ScyC, an enzyme in the biosynthesis pathway for the cyanobacterial natural sunscreen scytonemin, performs a cyclization and decarboxylation on the compound ScyA produces.) has protein sequence MVTERNTFATSAYIATAPETAYDYLCSLKNLDEWTLYSRMQEQVDEDTWLGTASGYQTKLYYHVKKLDHPHFHGIEWHCGLEYQKYYQVYPVLLFSPDYIEPGTDEKGVYLHWISFVDPKRRSPLIMEGIHTVHTSECRSLKGNLERKAGLTSAAKGRYYIDTDTIYVNAPIEMGIEFLSDLKNMDDWAHLLHADGEIAGSSGEFRDEYNQKVKVTQRLQPVSKWYLLEHEFYYPDYGFYQRSPVLLIPTSYAFGDPNAPGFIQHRITFWKAGEQLPHGKLQIEDFGSESLNIKRLLEAKAGNLNTLAQGLSYMPNSH, from the coding sequence ATGGTAACGGAAAGAAATACATTTGCAACATCCGCGTATATTGCGACTGCGCCAGAGACTGCTTATGACTACCTCTGTAGTCTAAAAAACTTAGACGAATGGACGCTCTACAGCCGGATGCAAGAGCAAGTTGATGAAGATACCTGGCTGGGAACTGCATCTGGCTACCAAACAAAGCTCTACTATCACGTTAAGAAATTAGACCACCCGCATTTTCATGGCATCGAATGGCATTGCGGGTTGGAGTATCAGAAATACTATCAGGTTTATCCCGTCCTACTGTTTTCTCCCGATTACATTGAGCCGGGAACTGATGAAAAAGGCGTCTACTTGCACTGGATTAGCTTTGTCGATCCAAAACGGCGATCGCCATTAATCATGGAGGGAATTCACACGGTACATACTTCCGAGTGTCGTTCCCTCAAGGGTAACTTAGAGCGCAAAGCTGGTCTTACCTCTGCAGCTAAAGGACGCTATTATATTGACACCGATACTATCTATGTTAATGCCCCCATAGAAATGGGTATTGAGTTTTTATCAGATCTCAAGAACATGGATGATTGGGCGCACTTGCTGCATGCAGATGGTGAGATTGCTGGTTCTTCAGGTGAGTTTCGCGATGAGTACAACCAAAAGGTGAAGGTAACCCAGCGACTGCAACCTGTCAGCAAATGGTATTTGCTAGAGCATGAATTTTATTACCCAGACTATGGATTTTATCAACGCTCTCCGGTGTTGTTAATTCCAACTTCTTATGCTTTTGGCGATCCCAATGCTCCAGGTTTTATCCAACACCGGATTACATTTTGGAAAGCTGGCGAGCAACTTCCTCATGGCAAACTTCAAATTGAAGACTTTGGCTCTGAAAGTTTAAATATTAAACGTCTTTTGGAAGCTAAAGCAGGTAATTTAAATACCTTAGCTCAAGGTTTGAGTTATATGCCAAACAGTCACTAG
- a CDS encoding ScyD/ScyE family protein — MKLKHITTTLLSFCVATLFGMNAAKAASFTVIADGLDNVQGLSIGPDGSIYAVEAGKGGSGPCVPPPSGQGDNLCYGATGAVTRIKDGKQERVLTGLPSISASSGAQAAGPRSILFDSTGKPYIVTALGANPSFRNNILGDTDLGKIIAPDFNTNTWTSVSDIASYELANNPDGENISSSPISFLLDGNNFVVVDSSANDLLSVSTDGSNLRAIAVIPKQTIANPVFPPSNTPSVEPSEVPDSPEPPPVTEFSTQAVPTGIAKGPDGAYYVSIFTGFPFPEGGAKIYRVGSDGQPTVYAENFTQLRDLAFDTEGNLYALQYANQPSWTGNLNGSVIKVAPDGTRTTLLSGNGLEGPGGLAIGSDGSVYIANRSGVPGKGQVLRVNNSKSVPEPTSTLSILGLGAFSIYQLRKGKRKAPHM; from the coding sequence ATGAAACTCAAGCATATCACCACAACACTTCTTTCTTTTTGCGTTGCGACTCTTTTTGGCATGAACGCAGCAAAAGCTGCATCGTTTACGGTTATTGCTGACGGTCTTGACAACGTACAAGGTCTAAGCATCGGTCCTGACGGTAGTATTTATGCTGTAGAAGCCGGGAAAGGCGGAAGCGGTCCTTGTGTCCCACCCCCAAGCGGTCAAGGTGACAATTTGTGTTACGGAGCGACCGGTGCTGTTACAAGAATTAAAGATGGGAAGCAAGAACGCGTTCTCACCGGGCTTCCTTCTATAAGCGCCTCTAGTGGTGCCCAAGCTGCTGGTCCTCGCAGTATACTATTTGATTCAACTGGAAAACCGTATATCGTAACGGCGTTGGGAGCTAATCCAAGCTTTCGTAACAATATATTAGGTGATACCGATCTTGGAAAAATTATTGCTCCTGACTTTAATACAAATACTTGGACTAGTGTTTCTGATATAGCCAGTTATGAATTAGCTAACAATCCAGATGGAGAAAATATAAGTAGTAGCCCAATATCTTTTTTGCTAGATGGTAATAATTTTGTTGTCGTTGATTCAAGTGCAAACGACTTGCTCAGTGTTAGCACTGACGGAAGCAATTTGAGGGCGATCGCAGTTATTCCCAAGCAAACGATCGCAAATCCTGTTTTCCCGCCATCTAACACTCCATCTGTCGAACCATCTGAAGTTCCAGATTCTCCCGAACCACCGCCAGTGACCGAGTTTTCCACACAAGCAGTTCCTACAGGTATTGCTAAAGGTCCAGATGGTGCTTATTACGTAAGCATATTTACTGGCTTTCCTTTTCCGGAAGGAGGAGCTAAAATATACCGAGTAGGCTCTGATGGTCAACCTACAGTTTATGCAGAAAATTTTACACAACTTCGGGATCTAGCCTTTGATACGGAAGGAAATTTGTATGCTTTGCAGTATGCAAATCAACCATCTTGGACGGGCAATCTAAATGGTTCTGTTATCAAAGTAGCACCCGATGGCACCCGTACAACTCTGCTTAGCGGTAACGGACTGGAAGGACCTGGTGGTCTGGCGATCGGTTCCGATGGTAGTGTTTACATAGCAAATCGAAGTGGTGTTCCAGGAAAAGGACAAGTTTTAAGAGTTAATAATTCAAAATCTGTTCCCGAACCCACCTCCACTTTAAGCATTTTAGGATTAGGTGCTTTCAGCATTTATCAGTTACGCAAAGGTAAGCGAAAAGCACCTCATATGTAA
- a CDS encoding TatD family hydrolase, with protein MMFIDPHIHMSSRTTDDYQMMRQAGIVAVIEPAFWFGQPRTSVGSYQDYFSSLVGWERFRAAQFGIKHYCTIGLNSKEANNEPLAEQVMELLPLYACKEGVVAIGEIGYDDMTPAEDKYFRLQLELAKELDMLVMIHTPHRDKKAGTSRSMDVCLEHGLKPSQVIVDHNNEETVQEVLERGFWAAFTIYPNTKMGNARMVEIVRQYGCDRIIVDSSADWGVSDPLAVPKTARLMLDRGIPEADVRAVCYENALLAYSQSGQMKESDWLNPSPIDQRQLFNGNSVLRGQKPVVETPAREYALIE; from the coding sequence ATGATGTTTATAGATCCTCACATTCACATGAGTTCCCGCACTACCGACGATTATCAGATGATGCGTCAAGCTGGAATTGTAGCAGTTATTGAGCCAGCATTTTGGTTTGGACAACCCCGTACTAGTGTTGGTTCTTACCAAGATTACTTTAGCAGCCTAGTTGGGTGGGAACGATTTCGTGCCGCACAGTTTGGTATAAAGCATTACTGTACAATTGGGTTAAACTCCAAAGAAGCGAACAACGAACCTCTAGCAGAGCAAGTTATGGAGTTGTTACCCCTGTACGCCTGTAAAGAAGGTGTCGTTGCGATTGGTGAAATTGGCTACGACGATATGACTCCTGCAGAAGACAAATACTTCCGCTTGCAGTTGGAGTTGGCAAAAGAATTGGATATGCTGGTAATGATTCATACACCACATCGCGATAAAAAAGCAGGAACCAGTCGCAGTATGGATGTATGCTTGGAGCACGGATTAAAACCATCACAAGTCATTGTAGATCACAACAACGAAGAAACCGTGCAAGAAGTTTTAGAACGCGGTTTTTGGGCAGCTTTTACAATTTACCCAAACACAAAAATGGGTAATGCTCGCATGGTAGAAATAGTTCGCCAATACGGGTGCGATCGCATTATTGTAGACAGCAGTGCTGATTGGGGAGTGAGCGATCCGCTAGCAGTACCCAAAACAGCTCGACTGATGCTAGACAGAGGAATTCCAGAAGCAGACGTGCGAGCCGTTTGTTATGAAAACGCACTTCTAGCTTACAGCCAAAGCGGTCAAATGAAAGAATCAGACTGGCTCAATCCATCACCCATAGATCAACGCCAGTTATTTAATGGGAACTCCGTACTGCGGGGACAAAAACCTGTTGTAGAAACTCCCGCTCGCGAATATGCACTTATTGAGTAA
- a CDS encoding EboA family metabolite traffic protein, protein MVATISLKRINVNVTDLLYGWLSLRVEEESFNWLTTKKAQIENGASVRVFFTTFSAVPRYTGKNDLNLTLEDLETASAVRKGWFPSHWSVDQAARTLLLLSLPQSDIEKYLQTLEQVFAAADVGELVALYQALPLLHYPERLRARAAEGVRSNMTAVFNAIALRNPYPCEYLDDIAWNQIVLKALFVGSPLHLIQGIDRRANPVLARMLVDYAHERWSAKRTVSPELWRLVGKFAKGSMLEDLERVIQDTDPIQQAAAAIACFECPEKAAQEILNRYPNLQAEIQAGRISWESLVSG, encoded by the coding sequence ATGGTTGCTACAATTTCTTTAAAAAGAATAAATGTTAATGTAACTGATTTACTTTATGGTTGGCTCTCACTAAGAGTTGAGGAAGAAAGTTTCAACTGGTTGACTACCAAAAAAGCACAAATAGAAAATGGTGCTAGCGTGCGAGTGTTTTTCACTACTTTCAGTGCTGTCCCTCGCTATACAGGCAAAAATGACTTAAATTTAACCTTAGAAGATCTAGAAACTGCTTCAGCAGTAAGGAAAGGTTGGTTCCCTTCTCATTGGAGTGTAGACCAAGCAGCTCGTACACTTTTATTGCTGTCTTTACCTCAAAGTGACATAGAGAAGTACTTGCAAACCCTAGAGCAAGTTTTCGCAGCTGCTGATGTAGGAGAACTTGTTGCACTTTACCAAGCTTTACCACTGCTACATTATCCAGAAAGGCTTCGCGCCCGTGCTGCAGAAGGAGTTCGCAGCAATATGACAGCAGTGTTTAATGCCATTGCTTTGCGGAATCCCTATCCCTGTGAATATCTTGATGATATCGCATGGAATCAGATAGTCCTGAAAGCTTTGTTTGTAGGTAGCCCCCTACATTTAATCCAAGGGATCGATCGCCGCGCAAATCCAGTACTTGCAAGAATGCTTGTTGATTACGCCCACGAACGTTGGTCTGCTAAGCGCACGGTCTCGCCCGAACTTTGGCGTTTAGTTGGAAAATTTGCCAAGGGTTCAATGTTAGAGGATTTAGAGCGAGTTATACAAGACACCGATCCCATCCAACAAGCAGCTGCTGCGATCGCCTGTTTTGAGTGTCCCGAAAAAGCAGCCCAAGAAATACTCAATCGCTATCCCAACTTACAAGCTGAAATTCAAGCAGGGCGGATTTCTTGGGAGAGTTTGGTTAGTGGTTAG